Proteins encoded in a region of the Populus nigra chromosome 3, ddPopNigr1.1, whole genome shotgun sequence genome:
- the LOC133689628 gene encoding zinc finger A20 and AN1 domain-containing stress-associated protein 8-like → MESHDETGCQAPEGPILCINNCGFFGSAATMNMCSKCHKDIILKQQQAQLAASSIESIVNGNSSGNGKEPVVAVAVDVQSAPVEVKIISTEPSSATSSKPSEMKAKEGPIRCTSCRKRVGLTGFSCRCGNLFCAVHRYSDKHDCPFDYRNAARDAIAKANPVVRAEKLDKI, encoded by the coding sequence ATGGAGTCTCATGATGAGACTGGATGCCAGGCTCCAGAGGGCCCCATCCTCTGCATTAATAACTGCGGCTTCTTTGGAAGTGCTGCTACAATGAACATGTGCTCCAAGTGCCACAAGGACATAATCCTGAAGCAGCAACAGGCTCAATTGGCAGCATCATCCATCGAGAGCATTGTGAATGGCAACTCTAGCGGAAATGGAAAAGAACCTGtggttgctgttgctgttgatgTACAGTCTGCACCAGTAGAGGTGAAAATCATCTCTACAGAACCATCAAGTGCAACTTCAAGCAAGCCTTCTGAGATGAAGGCAAAAGAGGGACCCATTAGGTGTACCTCTTGCCGAAAGCGTGTCGGTTTAACAGGGTTCAGTTGTAGATGTGGAAACCTGTTCTGTGCAGTTCATCGCTACTCTGATAAGCATGACTGCCCCTTTGATTATCGGAATGCTGCTCGGGATGCTATTGCTAAAGCCAACCCGGTTGTCAGGGCAGAGAAGCTGGATAAAATCTAA